A DNA window from Nocardioides palaemonis contains the following coding sequences:
- the panB gene encoding 3-methyl-2-oxobutanoate hydroxymethyltransferase — translation MSEKPEKPEETAPYGSGPAAPQAAPAKRVRTHHLREMKERGEKITMLTAYDMYTAATFDEAGIDLLLVGDSASNNVLGNETSLPITVDELLPLTRAVSRSVKRAMVVGDLPFGSYQASPEQGYLTAVRFMKEAGAHCVKLEGGAEMAPVIEKCTRGGIPVMAHIGFTPQSEHTLGGYRVQGRGDASDRVIADARAVQDAGAFAVVMEMVPGDVAERISKELTIPTIGIGAGAGCDGQVLVWQDAFGLRTGRMARFVKQYADVHQVLLDAARAYADDVRGGTFPGPEHTF, via the coding sequence ATGTCCGAGAAGCCCGAGAAGCCCGAGGAGACCGCCCCGTACGGCTCCGGCCCCGCTGCCCCGCAGGCCGCACCCGCGAAGCGCGTGCGCACCCACCACCTGCGCGAGATGAAGGAGCGCGGCGAGAAGATCACCATGCTCACGGCCTACGACATGTACACGGCCGCGACCTTCGACGAGGCGGGCATCGACCTGCTGCTCGTCGGTGACTCCGCCTCCAACAACGTGCTGGGCAACGAGACGTCGCTGCCGATCACCGTCGACGAGCTGCTGCCGCTCACCCGCGCGGTGTCCCGGTCGGTGAAGCGCGCGATGGTCGTCGGCGACCTGCCGTTCGGCAGCTACCAGGCCTCGCCCGAGCAGGGCTACCTCACGGCCGTCCGCTTCATGAAGGAGGCCGGCGCCCACTGCGTCAAGCTCGAGGGCGGCGCCGAGATGGCGCCGGTCATCGAGAAGTGCACCCGGGGCGGCATCCCGGTGATGGCCCACATCGGCTTCACCCCGCAGAGCGAGCACACGCTCGGCGGCTACCGCGTCCAGGGGCGTGGCGACGCCAGCGACCGGGTCATCGCCGACGCCCGCGCCGTGCAGGACGCCGGCGCCTTCGCGGTCGTCATGGAGATGGTCCCCGGCGACGTGGCGGAGCGGATCAGCAAGGAGCTGACCATCCCTACCATCGGCATCGGCGCCGGTGCGGGCTGCGACGGGCAGGTGCTGGTCTGGCAGGACGCCTTCGGCCTGCGCACCGGCCGGATGGCGCGCTTCGTCAAGCAGTACGCCGACGTCCACCAGGTGCTGCTCGACGCGGCCCGGGCCTACGCCGACGACGTGCGGGGCGGGACCTTCCCCGGCCCCGAGCACACGTTCTGA
- the map gene encoding type I methionyl aminopeptidase: MRRNYTRAVSAVAPAAISPRRAVPASIVRPEYVDREAPERFTGEEVKDAETIEKMRVAGRLAAQARELVGQHVVPGVTTDELDRVGHEFLCDHGAYPSTLGYRGFPKSLCSSVNEVICHGIPDARVVEDGDIVNIDITAFLDGVHGDTNATFLAGDVDEESRLLVERTRESLDRAIKAVKPGRRVNVIGRVIEAYAKRFGYGVVRDFTGHGIGTAFHSGLIIPHYDDERFDDEIRVGMTFTIEPMLNLGTPDYDMWDDGWTVVTKDRRRSAQFEHTLLVTETGAEVLTHP, translated from the coding sequence ATGCGGCGAAACTACACTCGCGCCGTGTCTGCCGTAGCCCCTGCCGCCATCTCGCCACGCCGTGCCGTCCCCGCCTCGATCGTCCGTCCCGAGTACGTCGACCGCGAGGCTCCTGAGCGGTTCACCGGCGAGGAGGTCAAGGACGCCGAGACGATCGAGAAGATGCGCGTCGCCGGCCGGCTCGCTGCTCAGGCCCGCGAGCTGGTCGGACAGCACGTGGTCCCCGGCGTGACCACCGACGAGCTCGACCGGGTCGGCCACGAGTTCCTGTGCGACCACGGCGCGTACCCCTCCACGCTCGGCTACCGCGGCTTCCCGAAGTCGCTGTGCTCGAGCGTCAACGAGGTGATCTGCCACGGCATCCCCGACGCGCGCGTGGTCGAGGACGGCGACATCGTCAACATCGACATCACCGCCTTCCTCGACGGCGTCCACGGCGACACCAACGCCACGTTCCTCGCCGGCGACGTCGACGAGGAGTCGCGCCTGCTCGTCGAGCGGACCAGGGAGTCGCTCGACCGGGCGATCAAGGCCGTCAAGCCGGGCCGGCGGGTCAACGTCATCGGCCGGGTGATCGAGGCGTACGCCAAGCGGTTCGGCTACGGCGTGGTGCGCGACTTCACCGGCCACGGCATCGGCACCGCGTTCCACTCTGGCTTGATCATCCCGCACTACGACGACGAGCGCTTCGACGACGAGATCCGCGTCGGGATGACCTTCACCATCGAGCCGATGCTCAACCTCGGCACCCCCGACTACGACATGTGGGACGACGGCTGGACCGTCGTGACCAAGGACCGCCGCCGCTCCGCGCAGTTCGAGCACACCCTGCTCGTCACCGAGACCGGCGCCGAGGTGCTCACCCACCCCTGA
- a CDS encoding flavin reductase family protein, whose translation MSTRDEGGSGVSDDFKKAFRHHPAGVALLVTLHDGVPHGLAASSVASVSADPPMLSFSVTRTGASARALVAAEEVSVVLLGEHQARLAVDFATRGAPRFTREQGWHRSRSVLELDGAPLTLHTRTTCVVPAGASWLVLAEVTRIHHGEPAAPLVYHDRTYRTLGPPPVAEQDLHRT comes from the coding sequence GTGAGCACACGGGACGAGGGCGGGTCGGGCGTGTCCGACGACTTCAAGAAGGCCTTCCGGCACCACCCCGCGGGCGTGGCACTGCTGGTCACGCTGCACGACGGGGTGCCGCACGGCCTGGCAGCCTCGAGCGTCGCCTCGGTGAGCGCGGATCCTCCGATGCTCTCCTTCTCCGTGACCAGGACGGGGGCATCCGCACGCGCACTGGTGGCGGCCGAGGAAGTGAGCGTCGTGCTGCTGGGCGAGCACCAGGCGCGCCTGGCGGTCGACTTCGCGACGCGCGGAGCACCGCGGTTCACCCGCGAGCAGGGCTGGCACCGCAGCAGATCGGTCCTCGAGCTCGACGGTGCGCCTCTCACGCTGCACACCCGGACGACCTGCGTCGTGCCGGCCGGAGCGTCGTGGCTGGTGCTGGCCGAGGTGACCCGGATCCACCACGGCGAGCCCGCCGCGCCGCTGGTCTACCACGACCGCACCTACCGGACGCTCGGTCCGCCACCTGTCGCGGAGCAGGACCTTCACCGGACCTGA